Proteins from a single region of Haloarcula laminariae:
- a CDS encoding type II glyceraldehyde-3-phosphate dehydrogenase gives MLHVGINGFGTIGKRVADAVRLQPDMTVAGVTKRSPNFEAVVADDRGYDLYAADEDSRTQFEAIDVPTQGVVADLVEESDVVVDATPSGVGATYADLYSEYETPALFQGGEDADVAEVSFNARANYERAVGADSARVVSCNTTGLSRLFAPIREQFGIEKARVTLVRRGGDPGDTGRGPINDTLPDPVEIPSHHGPDVETVFPDIDIDTMGMKVPTTQMHTHSVNVTLDADPTADEVRDVLARESRLFLLPEHLDIDGAGKLKEYTRDTGRARGDIWENCIWAESVTVEDGDLYCFQAIHQEADVVPENVDAIRAVCGRTTSAETSVQRTNQALGIGQDLVEHNTEPRRPGSLADD, from the coding sequence ATGCTCCACGTGGGCATCAACGGCTTCGGAACCATCGGCAAGCGGGTCGCCGATGCGGTTCGACTACAGCCGGATATGACGGTCGCCGGCGTCACGAAACGCTCCCCGAACTTCGAAGCGGTCGTGGCAGACGACCGCGGATACGACCTCTACGCGGCCGACGAGGACAGTCGGACGCAGTTCGAGGCCATCGACGTGCCGACACAGGGCGTGGTCGCCGACCTCGTCGAGGAAAGCGACGTCGTCGTCGATGCGACGCCCAGCGGCGTCGGCGCGACGTACGCCGACCTCTACAGCGAGTACGAGACGCCGGCGCTCTTCCAGGGCGGCGAGGACGCCGACGTGGCCGAGGTGAGCTTCAACGCCCGGGCCAACTACGAGCGGGCGGTCGGCGCGGACTCCGCCCGCGTGGTCTCCTGTAACACGACGGGGCTCTCGCGGCTGTTCGCCCCGATTCGCGAGCAGTTCGGCATCGAGAAGGCCCGCGTCACGCTCGTCCGCCGCGGCGGCGACCCCGGCGACACGGGGCGGGGGCCGATAAACGACACGCTGCCCGACCCGGTCGAGATTCCGTCCCACCACGGGCCGGACGTGGAGACGGTGTTCCCCGACATCGATATCGACACGATGGGGATGAAAGTGCCGACGACGCAGATGCACACCCACAGCGTCAACGTCACGCTCGACGCCGACCCCACCGCCGACGAAGTCCGGGACGTTCTGGCCCGGGAGTCGCGGCTGTTCTTGCTCCCGGAGCATCTGGATATCGACGGGGCGGGGAAGCTCAAGGAGTACACTCGCGACACGGGCCGCGCGCGCGGTGACATCTGGGAGAACTGCATCTGGGCCGAGTCGGTCACGGTCGAGGACGGGGACCTCTACTGTTTCCAGGCGATTCACCAGGAAGCCGACGTCGTCCCCGAGAACGTCGACGCGATTCGGGCGGTCTGTGGACGGACGACGAGCGCTGAGACGAGCGTCCAGCGGACCAACCAGGCGCTCGGAATCGGCCAGGACCTGGTCGAGCACAACACCGAGCCCCGCCGGCCCGGCAGTCTCGCCGACGACTGA